The segment GGCCGCGAAGAATCCGTACGACGTCAGGTCGTACCACTCCAGCATGTTCCCGGCGGTGGCCGCGAGCACGGCACGCCGTGTGCGGCTCTTGCTGACAGGCTTCTCGGCATCCATCTGATCTGTCTCTCTCAGGGTCGTCACGAGTGTCACTCCCTCGAATCGAGCAGGCGAATTGCCGCGAAGGGCGGCACCGCCGATGGGCGAGTCCGAAGCGAAAAAACGGATCCGGCAACTCGTTGAGCGATGACGCTAGAGCCACCCGCTCGTTCGCACAATCGCAACTTCTAGAACACCTGATTGCCCTAACGGCAACGCAGAGCGGAACTCCCTCACACCGCGGGAAGGTCCGCCCATCGCGTGATCCCTCCGGGGGCGACACGGGTGCCGTGCCGGGCGGCCAGGGCGGAGACGATGCCGTTCCCCCGGCCGCGTTCCGCCGGGGTCCGGCCGTCGGCAGGCCGGGGCACGGACCCGGCGGGACCCGCGTCGGTGACCTCGATACGCAGCGCACGGGGCCCCTCGGCCTCCGTCCGCGACAGCTGGAGCACGGCCGGCGGGAGAGCATGGGTGACCGCGTTGGTGACCAGTTCCGAGATCACCAGGACCGCGTCCTCGATGGTGGCGGGAGGCAGATTCCAGCCGGTCAGCACGGCCTGCGCCCGTCGGCGCACCAGGCCGACGGCCTCCGGGACATGCGGCAGCGGACAGCGGAATTC is part of the Streptomyces platensis genome and harbors:
- a CDS encoding ATP-binding protein; its protein translation is MNATIPTECSGTYAMSRRDPEFRCPLPHVPEAVGLVRRRAQAVLTGWNLPPATIEDAVLVISELVTNAVTHALPPAVLQLSRTEAEGPRALRIEVTDAGPAGSVPRPADGRTPAERGRGNGIVSALAARHGTRVAPGGITRWADLPAV